Proteins from a genomic interval of Lolium perenne isolate Kyuss_39 chromosome 1, Kyuss_2.0, whole genome shotgun sequence:
- the LOC139831140 gene encoding uncharacterized protein — protein MPPRARLTRHSTPESKMAAEDLEWERSKISNQDTNMLKRLGLMKKEDAIRFPSEESYPKPPMEYRVSFVDHLIRGLSTPIHDFLRGLLFVYGIQLHQLTPNSILHISIFITLCECFLGIPPNWALWKRIFCLRRNGSHNVTYNIGGVVICVRTDVDYFDVKFPDSVQGWRKKWLYIHEESANSVEHNIVPFDGSAKIQRRRSWDAEASEEEKKATEALMSRIRQLQNTRGKELSGVQITAYFLRIRVQPLQARKNPLWTYSGKNDANRISGDLSTKDLEKLIRRLSRLGKDPIPSSCRVEPYSAANPLPENHPTMTSLPPLPEGGEVEEQAIVAEDTQGSAIRESEVAGSHKSAASHEKEVESEASESTQSLPPAVSPKNKRKRTDVEDSGTSKAEEVVPSHPKATYDLYAESLISS, from the exons atgccaccgcgcgcgcgtctgactcgccacagcactccggaatccaagatggccgccgaggatcttgagtgggagagatccaaaatctccaaccaagacaccaacatgctgaagaggcttggcctcatgaagaaggaggacgccatccgcttccctagcgaagaaagctaccccaagcctccaatggagtatcgggttagttttgttgatcatctcatccgcggcctctcgaccccaatccacgatttcctccgcggtcttctttttgtttatgggattcaattgcaccaattgactcccaattccatccttcacatttctattttcatcacactttgcgaatgcttcctcggaatccctcccaattgggctctgtggaaacgcatcttctgcctccgccgcaatggctcccacaacgtcacttataacataggtggcgttgttatctgtgttcgcactgatgtcgactatttcgacgtcaaatttcctgattctgtccaaggatggcgcaaaaagtggctctacattcacgaagaaagcgccaactccgttgagcacaacatagttcctttcgacggaagtgccaaaattcagcgccgccgctcctgggatgccgaagcttccgaggaagagaaaaaggcgacagaggcgctcatgtctcgtattcgccagcttcaaaatactcgaggcaaagagctttctggtgttcaaatcactgcctatttccttaggattagagtgcagcctctccaggctcgcaaaaatcccctttggacatattctggtaaaaatgacgccaacagaatctccggtgatctttccaccaaggacttggagaagttgattcgaagactttctcgcctgggtaaagacccaattccttcctcttgtcgcgtggaaccgtacagcgccgccaatccactccccgag aaccatcctaccatgacttcccttcctcctcttccggagggtggagaagtcgaagaacaggccatcgttgccgaagatactcaaggttctgctattcgtgaaagtgaagtcgcgggttctcacaaatctgcggcttctcatgaaaaagaagttgagtctgaagccagtgaatcgacgcaatcccttcctcctgctgtttctcccaagaacaaaaggaaaaggactgatgttgaagattctggcacctctaaggctgaagaagttgttccttctcatccgaaggcaacttacgatctttatgctgaatccctcatcagctcgtaa